One Glutamicibacter halophytocola DNA segment encodes these proteins:
- a CDS encoding LutC/YkgG family protein: protein MSAKEEILTRIRSALADTPATEEVPRSYRTASTLGKEQLIELLVDRLVDYKAGVEVIEAGQIPQFVAAKLKDASSVVYPQGLDASWLSALGQNVEQRVDAPGARLSVAELDATSAVVTSSAVSVAESGTIILDGQPDQGRRAISLVPDHHVCIVPISTIVQLLPEAMPRLSITRPLTWISGPSATSDIELERVEGVHGPRTLDVLMVRGL, encoded by the coding sequence GTGAGCGCGAAAGAAGAAATCCTGACCAGGATCCGTTCAGCCCTAGCCGATACCCCGGCGACCGAAGAGGTTCCCCGCAGCTACCGCACGGCTTCGACGCTGGGCAAAGAGCAGCTCATCGAGTTGCTGGTGGACCGCTTGGTGGACTACAAGGCCGGCGTTGAGGTGATCGAGGCGGGGCAGATTCCACAATTTGTTGCCGCCAAGCTCAAGGATGCCTCCAGCGTGGTCTACCCGCAGGGACTGGATGCCAGCTGGCTTTCGGCGCTGGGCCAGAACGTGGAACAGCGCGTTGATGCTCCCGGCGCCCGCTTGAGCGTCGCCGAATTGGATGCCACCAGTGCCGTGGTGACTTCTTCGGCGGTTTCCGTTGCCGAATCGGGAACGATCATCCTTGATGGCCAGCCCGACCAGGGGCGCCGCGCTATTTCGCTGGTTCCCGATCACCACGTGTGCATTGTGCCGATCTCCACGATCGTGCAGCTGCTGCCCGAGGCCATGCCGCGCCTGTCCATCACCCGGCCTCTGACCTGGATCTCCGGCCCTTCGGCAACCAGCGACATCGAGCTGGAACGTGTTGAAGGGGTGCACGGACCGCGCACCTTGGATGTGCTGATGGTTCGCGGCCTGTAG
- a CDS encoding helix-turn-helix domain-containing protein — MSAVLSKADVMVSAEELISVRHEVDIAPAGIAGFAAIMADGETRELSPELSRIIARVIRTLALNGSVTVGSLPDELTSNTAAEVMGVSRPTLLKMAKAGDIDSFKVGSHTRFKRDDVMNLKAKREVARKAAMMDLLEIRDEIENHK, encoded by the coding sequence ATGAGTGCTGTGCTATCCAAGGCTGACGTCATGGTCAGTGCTGAGGAGCTCATATCGGTGCGGCACGAAGTTGATATCGCTCCAGCCGGCATCGCTGGGTTTGCCGCAATCATGGCTGACGGTGAAACACGCGAGCTATCTCCGGAACTTTCGAGGATCATCGCTCGAGTAATTCGCACACTTGCCCTAAATGGAAGTGTCACTGTGGGTTCCTTGCCCGACGAGCTTACTAGCAATACCGCTGCTGAAGTTATGGGGGTATCCCGGCCTACTCTGCTAAAAATGGCAAAAGCCGGAGATATCGATTCATTCAAGGTCGGTAGTCATACAAGGTTCAAGCGAGATGACGTTATGAATCTCAAGGCCAAACGCGAAGTTGCGCGAAAGGCCGCGATGATGGACCTTCTAGAGATTCGTGATGAAATCGAAAATCACAAGTAG
- a CDS encoding MFS transporter, translated as MAEQHPQVPAHSVPDSALRFIGFLSFFDRYGTPPMLLALSLGTSLDFSQAVQLVTAYSLFYAIGQPLWGLASDRFGRLLVLRSALIGAGAGALASIMFSDYAPLLIARCLTGLMFGALYPTLLTLLGDTRHGVERARGLSDLQIYSSLGTTLATLSAGALATYLDWRLVFALPALGSVAALYSLRRLREPQHSRSSFSLAAALRPMNLALYAIVFLEGALLMGLLTYVVPALQRSGASIGVAGVLGCGFAVGVILGARLMRRLVARISRTWLIGGGGLLLCGAFLPSALWPSAGSYTATALLLGATNAIMHSSMQGWATDIAPDARATTVSFFVFSLFAGASAATYVSAATAEQGHYAQIFGYGLVFSLVLTVLATTTHALWRKKTPGN; from the coding sequence ATGGCTGAGCAGCACCCACAGGTACCGGCGCATTCGGTTCCCGATTCCGCCCTGCGCTTCATCGGATTCCTTTCGTTTTTTGACCGCTACGGCACTCCGCCGATGCTGCTGGCACTCTCGCTGGGCACGTCTTTGGACTTCTCCCAAGCCGTTCAGCTTGTCACCGCCTACTCGTTGTTCTACGCCATCGGGCAACCGCTGTGGGGACTGGCCAGCGATCGCTTCGGACGACTTCTCGTCCTGCGTTCAGCGCTCATTGGTGCCGGTGCCGGCGCCCTGGCAAGCATCATGTTCAGCGATTATGCACCTCTGCTCATTGCACGATGCCTCACCGGACTGATGTTCGGCGCACTCTATCCGACGCTCCTGACCTTGCTCGGCGACACTCGCCACGGTGTTGAACGGGCACGCGGGCTATCGGATCTTCAGATCTATTCGTCCTTGGGCACCACCTTGGCCACGCTCTCGGCAGGAGCGCTCGCTACCTATCTGGATTGGCGCCTGGTCTTCGCGCTTCCAGCGCTAGGGAGTGTCGCTGCGTTGTATTCCTTGCGTCGTTTGCGAGAGCCACAGCATTCGCGCAGCAGTTTTAGCCTTGCAGCGGCATTGCGTCCAATGAATTTGGCCTTGTACGCCATCGTCTTTCTGGAAGGCGCGCTGCTGATGGGTCTGCTGACCTACGTTGTACCCGCCTTGCAGCGCTCGGGTGCTTCCATTGGAGTAGCGGGCGTCTTGGGGTGCGGTTTTGCAGTGGGAGTAATTTTGGGCGCGCGGTTGATGCGACGGCTGGTGGCGCGAATCTCGCGGACCTGGCTGATCGGTGGAGGCGGATTGCTGCTCTGTGGAGCTTTCCTGCCATCCGCGCTCTGGCCTTCAGCCGGTTCATATACCGCCACTGCCCTGCTCCTGGGAGCCACGAATGCCATCATGCACTCTTCGATGCAGGGCTGGGCCACCGACATCGCACCGGATGCTCGGGCGACCACGGTATCGTTCTTCGTGTTTTCGCTCTTTGCCGGCGCCTCGGCGGCCACCTATGTCAGCGCCGCCACCGCAGAACAGGGACATTACGCGCAGATTTTCGGTTACGGCCTAGTCTTCAGCCTCGTATTAACTGTTCTTGCGACCACTACTCATGCGCTATGGCGCAAGAAGACCCCAGGCAACTAA
- a CDS encoding LysE family translocator, with product MTWASFCAYLGVCVMVTLSPGPDTFLVLRYSLVRQMHGIIAALGMMVAIFAWATLAGAGAASVIQRFPMVETVIAILGGLYLAYLGLSGFLKSRAVAKADSAIARTETREGHRREVHSLGKTFAAGMLSAALNPKLGLLFLAMMPSFIPKDSNTFLWGMGLGAIFASVGFGYMLILSTAASKAMHWFKRPEIALRLEWTACAALFLMGAGVIISAFK from the coding sequence ATGACTTGGGCTTCGTTCTGCGCATACCTTGGCGTTTGCGTGATGGTGACACTTTCACCTGGACCAGATACTTTCTTGGTGCTGCGCTATTCGCTGGTGCGGCAGATGCACGGAATAATTGCAGCGCTGGGAATGATGGTCGCCATTTTCGCTTGGGCTACCTTGGCGGGAGCTGGCGCGGCTTCGGTAATTCAGCGGTTTCCCATGGTTGAAACCGTTATCGCCATTCTCGGTGGGCTGTATCTGGCGTATCTGGGGCTCAGCGGCTTCCTGAAATCGCGAGCGGTTGCCAAGGCTGATAGCGCGATCGCTCGCACTGAAACTCGTGAGGGGCATCGTCGGGAAGTTCACTCATTGGGAAAGACCTTTGCCGCTGGCATGCTTTCTGCTGCATTAAATCCAAAGCTGGGCTTGCTTTTTCTTGCCATGATGCCAAGTTTCATCCCGAAGGATTCCAATACTTTCCTCTGGGGGATGGGGCTAGGTGCAATTTTCGCTTCGGTAGGCTTCGGCTACATGCTGATCTTGAGCACTGCTGCGTCCAAGGCAATGCACTGGTTCAAGCGACCAGAGATCGCTCTGCGTTTGGAGTGGACGGCTTGTGCGGCGCTGTTCCTGATGGGTGCCGGCGTGATCATCAGCGCGTTCAAGTAG
- a CDS encoding DUF4190 domain-containing protein encodes MSTPNGEPQNPYTAGQPNQGQNQRFGQQGQYQQSQYQQSQYQQSPYQQTPYQAGYPGYPTQAQFEGSQLAQTSMILGILSIFILNVILGPIAIVKANRAEREFNTAATVGKVTGWIGTIIGLFWVLGFVGMMVLAIFAPEMSYDTYDNGF; translated from the coding sequence ATGTCTACTCCGAATGGCGAACCGCAGAATCCGTACACTGCGGGGCAGCCAAACCAGGGCCAGAATCAGCGGTTCGGTCAGCAAGGGCAATACCAGCAGTCGCAGTATCAACAGTCCCAGTACCAGCAGTCTCCGTACCAGCAGACGCCTTACCAGGCTGGCTATCCCGGATACCCAACGCAGGCGCAGTTCGAGGGAAGCCAGCTGGCCCAGACCTCCATGATCCTTGGCATTCTTTCGATCTTTATCTTGAATGTAATTTTGGGTCCCATAGCAATCGTCAAGGCCAACCGGGCCGAGCGCGAGTTTAATACAGCGGCAACCGTGGGCAAGGTGACTGGCTGGATCGGCACCATTATCGGCTTGTTCTGGGTTCTTGGCTTCGTGGGCATGATGGTTCTGGCAATCTTCGCGCCAGAAATGTCCTACGACACCTACGACAACGGCTTCTAG
- a CDS encoding YceI family protein: MTATALTAGTWNLDASHSEVGFSVRHAGISKVRGSFTEFDATLNIAETLEASSVEASVQISSVNTKDANRDGHLKGADFFDAEQFPTMTFKSTGLKGGADEFILVGDLTIRGVSKEVEFEVEVGGQAVDAFGATRAGFFASTTISRKEFGITWNAALEAGGVLVSDKVKIELDASFVLPAAA, from the coding sequence ATGACTGCAACTGCATTGACCGCTGGTACCTGGAACCTTGACGCATCGCACTCAGAGGTTGGCTTCTCGGTCCGCCACGCTGGCATCTCCAAGGTTCGCGGTAGTTTCACCGAATTCGATGCAACCCTGAACATCGCAGAGACCCTGGAAGCTTCCAGCGTTGAAGCATCCGTTCAGATCAGCTCGGTTAACACCAAGGATGCAAACCGCGACGGCCACCTCAAGGGCGCTGACTTCTTCGACGCCGAGCAGTTCCCAACCATGACCTTCAAGTCGACCGGCCTCAAGGGCGGTGCCGACGAGTTCATCTTGGTTGGCGACCTGACCATCCGTGGCGTATCCAAGGAAGTTGAATTCGAAGTTGAAGTTGGCGGCCAGGCTGTCGATGCTTTTGGTGCAACCCGCGCTGGCTTCTTCGCATCCACCACCATCTCCCGCAAGGAATTCGGCATCACCTGGAACGCAGCGCTGGAAGCCGGTGGCGTTCTGGTCAGCGACAAGGTCAAGATCGAGCTTGATGCTTCCTTCGTACTGCCTGCCGCAGCCTAA
- a CDS encoding glycine betaine ABC transporter substrate-binding protein produces the protein MKNAMKLSLVSIAAVIGLAGCGLSPSTGTVPAVGPGKIQPVADGQEKSKVTVTSKSFTEQLLLGKITVIALEAAGYDVTDLTNVPGSQPARQLLLSGDASVLWEYTGTAWLTYLGHEEPVDGEQAQWEAVKKDDIPNGIDWGDPAPLNNTYAMAMNEETAKHLGVTKLSELKDVDPKDLTFCVDPEFNSRRDGLTPMLEHYGIDRGAEVPESNIGLYDVGAIYQATADGACNFGEVFTTDGRIKALNLTVLEDDKKYFPSYNAAPAFNGEFLKEHPEVEGIMAQIAPLLTDEVLMELNYQVDVVGREPADVAFEWMVDQGLVSKP, from the coding sequence ATGAAAAACGCAATGAAACTGTCCCTGGTCTCGATCGCTGCGGTGATCGGTTTAGCCGGTTGCGGCCTGAGCCCGTCAACGGGTACCGTCCCCGCGGTGGGGCCCGGAAAAATCCAGCCGGTCGCTGATGGCCAGGAAAAGTCGAAGGTGACGGTGACTTCCAAGTCGTTCACCGAGCAGCTGCTCTTGGGCAAGATCACCGTGATCGCCTTGGAAGCCGCCGGCTACGACGTCACCGACTTGACCAACGTGCCAGGTTCCCAGCCCGCCCGGCAGCTATTGCTCTCCGGGGACGCTAGTGTGCTTTGGGAATACACCGGCACCGCTTGGCTGACATATCTTGGCCATGAAGAACCGGTCGATGGAGAACAGGCACAGTGGGAAGCGGTGAAAAAGGACGATATTCCCAATGGCATCGACTGGGGCGATCCGGCACCACTGAACAACACGTATGCCATGGCAATGAATGAAGAGACGGCAAAACACCTGGGAGTTACCAAGCTTTCAGAGCTGAAAGATGTGGATCCGAAGGATCTGACCTTCTGTGTCGATCCTGAATTCAATTCGCGCCGCGATGGCCTGACGCCAATGCTGGAGCACTATGGCATTGACCGCGGGGCTGAGGTTCCGGAGAGCAATATTGGCCTCTATGACGTTGGCGCTATCTATCAGGCAACAGCCGACGGTGCTTGCAACTTCGGCGAAGTGTTCACCACCGATGGCCGAATCAAGGCTTTGAACTTGACGGTATTGGAAGACGACAAGAAGTACTTCCCGAGCTACAACGCCGCTCCAGCTTTTAATGGCGAATTCTTGAAAGAGCATCCGGAAGTTGAAGGCATTATGGCCCAGATCGCTCCGCTGCTCACCGATGAAGTCCTGATGGAACTGAACTACCAGGTGGATGTCGTTGGCCGCGAGCCAGCAGACGTTGCCTTTGAATGGATGGTTGATCAAGGGCTGGTTTCCAAGCCTTGA
- a CDS encoding ABC transporter permease — protein MSAEKRTLIWQIVAIAAAFAVLMVWLLTADLTETERQTLDPATIWGYTLEHLKLTVISTVIVLIIAIPLGIVLTRPGLRRAAPVVRAIANFGQAAPAIGVVVLLAFWLGFGAKTAIVSLVIYAILPVLSNTIVGLQQVDQRIVEAGRGIGMSLMAVLFKVELPLAVPVMLSGIRTALVLLVGTATLATFINGGGLGILITTGVNLNLNVVLITGSLLVALLALTIDWLGRVVEQVARPKGLS, from the coding sequence ATGAGCGCAGAAAAACGAACCCTTATATGGCAAATCGTGGCCATCGCCGCGGCCTTCGCGGTGCTCATGGTGTGGCTGCTGACCGCTGATCTGACCGAGACCGAACGCCAGACACTGGATCCGGCCACGATCTGGGGATACACCCTGGAGCACCTGAAGCTGACGGTGATTTCCACGGTGATCGTCTTGATCATCGCCATTCCCCTGGGCATTGTGCTGACCCGTCCGGGCTTGCGCCGTGCGGCGCCGGTTGTGCGGGCCATTGCCAACTTCGGCCAGGCAGCTCCGGCTATTGGCGTTGTCGTGCTGTTGGCGTTCTGGCTTGGATTCGGCGCCAAGACCGCGATCGTCTCGTTGGTGATCTATGCCATTCTGCCGGTGCTGTCCAATACCATCGTGGGCTTGCAACAGGTAGACCAGCGCATCGTCGAGGCCGGGCGAGGCATTGGCATGAGCTTGATGGCAGTGCTGTTCAAGGTGGAGCTGCCCTTGGCCGTGCCCGTGATGCTGTCCGGCATTCGCACCGCGCTGGTTCTCCTGGTGGGTACTGCCACTTTGGCGACCTTCATCAACGGTGGCGGATTGGGCATCCTGATCACCACCGGGGTGAACCTCAACCTCAACGTCGTACTGATTACCGGTTCGCTTCTGGTTGCGCTGCTGGCCTTGACCATCGATTGGCTGGGACGCGTCGTGGAACAGGTTGCACGGCCGAAGGGACTGTCATGA
- a CDS encoding ABC transporter ATP-binding protein (Members of the family are the ATP-binding subunit of ABC transporters for substrates such as betaine, L-proline or other amino acids, choline, carnitine, etc. The substrate specificity is best determined from the substrate-binding subunit, rather than this subunit, as it interacts with the permease subunit and not with substrate directly.): protein MTAQDVTGASIMLEEVTKTYPGQKKSAVGGLTLEIPAGSIVMFVGPSGCGKTTTLKMINRLIEPTSGKIVINGEDVTGMNGDELRRRIGYVIQAGGLFPHMTVATNIAMVPKMLGWSKEKIAARVDELLELVSLDPELYRDRFPKELSGGQQQRVGVARALAADPPVLLMDEPFGAVDPITRQRLQDELLNIQSEVQKTIVCVTHDFDEAVKLGDWIAIFNEGAQLEQYDSPERILANPASEFVENFIGSGAGLKQLTLTRVNEVDLEEAITTSPGKRASDVLSQVQGAGRKYAVVLDSRGRPLRRLDRRQLSRAEIIDGTYDQSLPVVGEQATLNDALDTMLVASSESALVTGRRDVLLGTITVQTVMEAIAAANGAQDGDHSAPVGLNSGAINIVDINSGAANSDGEPV from the coding sequence ATGACCGCACAGGATGTCACTGGCGCGTCGATCATGCTCGAAGAAGTGACCAAGACGTACCCCGGGCAGAAGAAATCCGCAGTCGGCGGCCTTACCCTGGAGATCCCCGCCGGATCCATCGTGATGTTCGTTGGGCCCTCGGGCTGCGGCAAGACGACGACCCTGAAAATGATCAACCGGCTGATCGAGCCTACCAGCGGAAAAATCGTGATCAACGGGGAAGACGTCACCGGCATGAATGGCGACGAGCTGCGCCGGCGCATTGGCTACGTCATCCAGGCTGGAGGGCTCTTCCCGCATATGACCGTGGCAACCAATATCGCCATGGTTCCCAAGATGCTGGGGTGGTCCAAGGAAAAGATCGCGGCACGTGTCGATGAGCTGCTGGAGCTGGTATCGCTGGATCCCGAGCTGTATCGGGACCGCTTCCCGAAGGAGCTTTCCGGTGGCCAGCAGCAGCGCGTTGGCGTGGCCCGCGCCTTGGCGGCTGACCCTCCGGTATTGCTCATGGACGAGCCCTTCGGCGCGGTTGATCCGATCACCCGCCAGCGCTTGCAAGATGAGCTGCTCAACATCCAGTCCGAGGTCCAGAAGACCATTGTCTGCGTCACCCACGACTTTGACGAAGCGGTGAAGCTGGGGGACTGGATCGCCATCTTCAACGAAGGCGCGCAGCTGGAGCAATACGATTCTCCCGAAAGGATCCTGGCCAATCCGGCCAGCGAATTCGTGGAGAACTTCATTGGCTCCGGCGCAGGCTTGAAGCAGCTGACGCTGACCCGGGTCAACGAGGTGGACCTGGAAGAAGCGATCACGACATCGCCGGGCAAGCGGGCTTCCGATGTGCTCTCGCAAGTGCAAGGCGCCGGCCGCAAGTACGCGGTGGTCCTGGATTCACGCGGGCGTCCCTTGCGCCGGCTGGATCGCCGGCAGCTCTCGCGTGCGGAGATCATCGACGGCACCTATGACCAGAGCCTTCCGGTCGTTGGCGAGCAGGCAACGCTCAACGATGCCCTGGACACCATGCTGGTGGCCAGTTCCGAATCGGCGCTGGTCACCGGCCGGCGAGACGTGCTGCTGGGCACCATCACCGTCCAGACGGTGATGGAAGCCATCGCTGCGGCCAATGGCGCCCAAGACGGGGACCACTCGGCACCGGTCGGGTTGAACTCTGGAGCTATCAACATCGTGGACATCAATAGCGGGGCCGCCAATTCGGATGGTGAACCTGTATGA
- a CDS encoding ABC transporter permease: MGDYFGERYRHIFFASWQHFSLVAQCLILATVIAVFIAVLVYRNKSLSGIANSVSAIGLTIPSFALIGLLIVPFGFGVAPAVIVVTFFAALPILRNAIVGLNNIEPSIVESAKGIGMSRLKTLISVELPIAWPVILTGVRVSAQMVMGVAAVVSYALGPGLGGFIFQGLSRLGGANSLESVVTGVAGVVILALILDLILLGIGRLTTPRGIRV, from the coding sequence GTGGGTGACTATTTTGGCGAGCGATATCGCCATATTTTCTTCGCCTCGTGGCAGCACTTTTCGCTGGTCGCTCAGTGCCTGATCCTGGCAACTGTCATTGCTGTTTTTATTGCCGTCCTGGTGTACCGCAATAAATCCCTCTCCGGCATCGCCAACTCCGTCAGCGCCATCGGGCTGACCATCCCGTCCTTCGCGTTGATTGGCTTGCTGATTGTTCCTTTTGGCTTCGGCGTTGCACCAGCGGTGATCGTGGTGACGTTCTTCGCTGCTCTGCCAATTCTGCGCAATGCCATCGTGGGCCTGAATAATATCGAACCGTCCATTGTCGAATCCGCCAAGGGCATCGGAATGAGCCGGCTGAAAACCCTCATCTCCGTGGAACTGCCCATCGCCTGGCCTGTCATCCTGACCGGCGTGCGAGTTTCGGCCCAGATGGTCATGGGCGTAGCCGCTGTCGTCTCCTATGCGCTGGGCCCGGGCCTCGGTGGCTTCATTTTCCAGGGCCTTTCCCGCCTTGGCGGAGCCAACTCCCTGGAATCTGTCGTGACCGGCGTGGCCGGCGTCGTGATTCTTGCGCTCATTCTTGACTTGATTTTGCTCGGCATCGGCCGACTGACTACCCCGCGAGGTATCCGTGTCTGA
- a CDS encoding fumarylacetoacetate hydrolase family protein, with protein sequence MKLATLRLASEPGHTTAALIDDGRAYYLDNLDTVQRFLRLDPETQQEVIARALVGESIAEGEADYAPLIPQPSKIYCIGLNYKSHAAEVGEELPKYPTVFAKFASSLCGANDAVEIPVEDHRVDYEAELAIIIGAPGRRISEESAPEHIAGYAVSSDVSMRGYQGRTQEWLQGKIWDHSTPLGPWLVTPDELDPAAKITSSVNGTVVQEARIDDLIFSVSELVSYLSTFNELQPGDVILTGTPAGVALGRRDENGRHPWLKHGDVLETRIEGLGMARTTFHAPQN encoded by the coding sequence ATGAAACTTGCTACGCTCCGCCTCGCCAGCGAACCCGGCCATACCACGGCAGCTCTCATCGACGATGGCAGGGCCTACTATCTGGACAATCTCGACACCGTGCAGCGTTTCCTTCGGCTCGATCCCGAAACCCAGCAGGAAGTCATCGCCCGCGCGCTAGTCGGCGAGTCCATTGCAGAGGGCGAAGCCGACTACGCCCCCTTGATTCCCCAGCCGTCGAAGATCTATTGCATCGGCTTGAACTACAAGTCGCATGCGGCAGAAGTCGGCGAGGAACTGCCCAAGTACCCCACCGTATTTGCCAAGTTTGCTTCATCGCTCTGCGGCGCAAACGACGCGGTGGAGATCCCGGTAGAAGACCATCGCGTTGATTACGAGGCTGAATTGGCCATCATCATCGGCGCACCGGGCCGCCGAATCAGCGAGGAATCCGCCCCGGAACATATTGCCGGCTACGCCGTTTCCAGCGACGTTTCCATGCGCGGATACCAGGGGCGCACGCAGGAGTGGCTGCAGGGAAAGATCTGGGATCACTCCACTCCCCTTGGTCCGTGGCTGGTGACTCCTGACGAACTGGATCCAGCAGCAAAAATCACCAGTTCCGTCAACGGCACGGTAGTCCAGGAGGCCCGGATCGACGATTTGATCTTCTCCGTGAGCGAGCTGGTTTCCTACCTCTCGACCTTCAACGAGCTGCAGCCCGGTGATGTCATCCTGACCGGCACCCCTGCAGGTGTAGCACTGGGACGACGCGACGAAAATGGGCGCCACCCGTGGCTCAAGCACGGAGATGTGCTGGAGACCCGGATTGAGGGTCTGGGAATGGCCCGGACAACGTTCCACGCACCACAGAACTAG
- a CDS encoding GTP-binding protein — protein sequence MKVIVLSSLDTSCRDAGLKHLLGHHPQAVVLSYDFVEGNRLVRTVSGNASAEYGEAVLEHPCIGCAVKYEIFPAIQRLAPRHADATMLLGLPATWHSGSVLETLAEKLELAGISVGSNVLSLDPVELEDQMWDRHTLWESGFSSMQQDQRTPGEYFFTELMQADTLIPVEGMQTQLLEAPDSPRRDGGKDFIAGLELAQHLAPHAALCRHGSELGSFSYEAVQWRTRAGHVPMARHLAPSGRAPLHLHAERPLHPQRFREALSELAASCTCLRGRLWVASALSERVAIGGAGPRIWMENTGSWSTEIAASELMLYDSEHEAGQIAKIFENCQVTEDELQDLLTTAPAPGNNPDLQGGE from the coding sequence GTGAAAGTCATAGTTCTCTCTTCCCTCGACACTTCCTGCCGCGACGCAGGGCTTAAGCACCTCTTGGGCCACCATCCGCAGGCCGTGGTGCTTTCCTACGACTTCGTCGAAGGCAACCGCCTGGTGCGCACCGTCTCAGGAAATGCCTCCGCAGAATACGGCGAGGCGGTTCTCGAGCATCCGTGCATCGGCTGCGCGGTCAAATACGAGATTTTCCCTGCCATCCAGCGGCTGGCGCCACGACATGCCGACGCCACAATGCTCCTGGGCCTGCCAGCAACTTGGCACAGTGGTTCCGTGCTTGAAACCCTTGCCGAAAAGCTGGAGCTGGCAGGCATCAGCGTGGGCAGCAATGTCCTGTCCTTGGATCCTGTCGAACTCGAAGACCAGATGTGGGATCGGCACACGCTCTGGGAATCGGGTTTCAGCTCCATGCAGCAAGACCAGCGGACCCCCGGCGAGTATTTCTTCACCGAGCTCATGCAAGCTGACACCCTGATTCCGGTGGAAGGGATGCAGACTCAGCTTCTTGAAGCGCCTGACAGCCCCCGCCGCGATGGCGGAAAGGACTTCATCGCCGGGTTGGAGCTCGCCCAGCATCTGGCCCCGCATGCCGCTTTGTGCCGCCATGGCAGCGAACTCGGATCCTTCAGCTATGAGGCCGTCCAATGGCGAACCCGTGCAGGCCACGTTCCGATGGCCCGCCACCTCGCCCCTTCTGGCAGGGCTCCCCTTCACTTGCATGCTGAACGCCCGTTGCACCCGCAGCGATTCCGCGAAGCGCTCTCCGAACTTGCCGCGTCCTGCACTTGCCTTCGGGGCCGGCTTTGGGTGGCCAGCGCGCTCAGTGAGCGAGTGGCTATTGGCGGCGCCGGGCCACGCATCTGGATGGAAAATACGGGTTCATGGTCGACAGAAATTGCCGCCTCTGAACTGATGCTCTACGACTCGGAACATGAAGCCGGACAGATCGCCAAGATCTTCGAGAACTGCCAGGTCACCGAGGACGAGCTGCAAGACCTGTTAACAACTGCTCCAGCTCCAGGCAACAACCCTGATCTGCAAGGAGGTGAATGA
- the ykgO gene encoding type B 50S ribosomal protein L36, whose product MKVRNSLRSLKNEPGSQVVRRRGRVFVINKKNPRLKARQG is encoded by the coding sequence ATGAAGGTTCGCAACTCACTGCGCTCGCTGAAAAACGAGCCAGGTTCCCAAGTTGTCCGCCGCCGCGGACGCGTGTTTGTCATCAACAAGAAAAATCCTCGGCTCAAGGCCCGCCAAGGATAG